ttgcgtcctttcaTATACGACTTCAGGTGTATCTTTCCCTGAAGTCATTTTTattccgggcataaattcttccggaaccaaccatttaacatgagggtttttataagagaggaccctcttatgtttatggtgctcttgaagaggacgtctcctattcattacggcactagcatttgaagtacttgtttaactttcaaatgacaaagttaattaATCGTTctaacaagaaacaagataaaaataaaagaatttcattttattccttctattttcaaaaagtatATAAGCATTTGCaatgctgaaaagaaattgccattacttgcgtcttacttgtacaacttgtttctacggggctggtggtcacgacccaaaatcccaccacaggcgtcgtgatgacacctagtgtcaaagactaggtaagccgatttccattacatttttgaagccattttttaagtaatcaaaactaacaacggaaataattacaatacacaacctcccaagactggtagtactgagtcacgaactctaactgaatatatagaatgatcacgaggaccgaatatacaatactatttgattataaattaacagtacagtgaaataaaaagactccaagggactgcgacgaccaagcagctctaccttgaaaccttacgatcccgctttaactctgctcaagtccgatatttacaatacctggctctgcacaaaaatgtgcagaagtgtagtatgagtacgccatggtcggtacccagtaagtatcaagactaacctcaatggagtagaaataaggtacagtcaagacactcactagtctaataacctgtgcaatataatatacaaaataatatgaaacaagTAACAATAgagcaacatgaaacaaccagtgatatgcacagtagacaacaagaataccattaatatcacccaacaattaataagtacaattacaccgaattaaatcaagtccttcaagtaaatgtctttcacatataattcttctaaataattcactttcaaatataatttcctcaaataaacatctttcgaatataaatttctttcaataaatatcttcaaatataatttccttaaataaatatctttcatataattcttttgaataaaaatccttccaaataaatattttgaatataaatcTTTCAACTAAAAGTcgccatgtgacacctcatttcaaaatcataaaaatatgggtctcagcccagttttatatttttcgtaaacacgagtctcatcccatttttcatattttcacggcacctcgtgcccataattaaattatcctatttccccggcacctcgtgccctcaattCATaactcaactgcacggacaactcacgtgccaatatcctcaatgtatataagatccacatgatcaatttatttttgaataaagtaaggttaaaatctttaaatcaagtaagaaatcaataaatgaatgaatttatttcagaatcatttgggtggagaaaataacatttcaaataaaatgaaacattagatcaactactgatttggatataaaaatttattaaattaaaatatattataatattttctttatttaaaacaactcaatcatcaaaacaaatacaacccaaaaatacaaatcctcaaagtctcgtacgaaaaagtcgaGGTCAACAGAATacctcaagaaatacaaaacacttaatattaggtgaaataatacatcacggaaaacacaaaaatttacaaatttcaaaaaaatttaaagtaaccaaaggcaagtgcagccatagagaatatcaacaaaagggcactcccgaggtaccgtctcgtaatcCCAACTCATAGATAAATTcaaaatatctcatttccttatatcaccgcgggagccttcacatttaaattttaaagaaaatatttttctcgaaatagcatcccgcatttttaagccacccttatcacaccgcatgacttctagtagttcccctattagccacgcgtttcaagccacccttatctcaccgcatgtgtttcaacaccctgaccttatatcaccgcatgacttctagtagttcccctactagccacacgtttcaagccacccttatctctccgcatgcatatcaatatcacaatatttcacaaatcgcacctcaagtgcccaaatatcacagcataatacaacttgcacctcaagcgaccaaatattacaacatttcataaattgcacatcaagtgctcaaatcttacaacttatcacagattgcacatcaaatgctcaaatcttacaacatatcacaaattgcacatcaaatgctcaaatcttacaacatatcataaattgcacatcaagtgcccaaatattacaacttgccacaaaaatcgacaatacattattttccacaataaggagcccatggctcgaccctaatatgcacaaaatcttaacaaaatatccgggagtgaacaactcaacaaaataatatttcacctAAATTCAAgctggcaatcacaccaaatcatcatataaaaccaatttcaacaaacaaggatctaggcatgacaaatagaggatttaataagagccaataatttccaacttaatacataagggcatatAAGGATTTTAAATCAATGAAAtctgcacatataaaccaagtacgtactcgtcacctcgcgtacatggttttcaattacacaatttgcacataatactcaatgcctaagaggtatttcccccactcgaggttaagcaacaccgttacctttttgaagttaggtcgatcttccaaaatagccttcttgcttgaattgacctccggacaactcaaatctatccaaaataattgtataactccattaaaattcgtcagaaataattccggataataatacgtcgacttaaaaatttattccaaaaagtcaataaaagtcaacacgggactcgcctcttggaacccgacataatttttatgaaatacgaacacccattccgatacgagttcaaccataccaattttatcgaatttcaataaaaactcgacttccaaatcttaaatttttgttttttgaagattttacaaaaatcatgatttttcctccattaaatccgaattaaatgatggatttaaagacataatcatggaaattaatcaaaactaggtaagaatcacttatcccaaacactcacgcaagaatctctccgaAAAGCGCCTTCTACcaagctccaaatttgattttgagttatgaactcaaacccccgtttttgggacttttaattctgtcCAGATAGgcctacttcgcgttcgcgaagcaaaaaATTGTGCTATCCAGATTCTTTGCATTCGCGATCCTCATCTCCTTCTTTTCGTTCGcgtcttcttcatcgcgttcacgatgggcaaatcccagccgtccaaaatccttcttcgcgaacgtgtgacacccttcgcgttcgcgaagagcgaTACCACATATGAGTTctagcagttgcaaaacaaggagaaatggtctgaaaccatcccggaactcaACCGAgctccccgggacctcaaccaaacataccatcaagtcccaaaacatcatacgaacttaatcgaaccttcaaatcacctcaaacaactcgAAAACCATgagtcataccccaattcaagcctaatgaactttgaaatttcaaattctatatcttgtgccgaaacacatcaaatcaattcggaatgacttcaacttttacacacaagtcacattcgatattatggacctactcctacttccggaatcggattccgaccccgatatcaaaaagtcaaccccccggtcaaacttttcaaaattttgagtttcgtatttccagcttaattccactacggacctctaaataatttttccggacacgctcctaagtccaaaatcatcatacggagctaacgaaattgacagaactccattccggagtcgtcttcatacgaTTTCGACTACagttaaaatcctaagacttaagcttcctttttagggaccaagtgtcccaaatcactttgaattatccggtaactgaattcaaccatgcacgcaagtcaatacacatattaagaagctgctcaaggccttatgccgccagacgaggcttaaattcttaaaacgacaagtcgggtcgttacattctccgcctcttaaacaaacgttcgtcctcgaacgtgctaataattattctgaggttaccgaattgataatttttacttttacacatattcTCGGGGTTGGCCCCACGTTACTGCATTGGAGATAAGTCCagcaacaccatctcatttgagattatttcttttatccatatttgtgaaccttaagaaccatttcttacactccaaacattttcagaaAGTCTGATTTTttatcaacgcacggtattagtctcaactggctgtagcaactcgtgcctacgcacacatcaactttcttgataatgttgaagtacttcaaaagttttctggggtgttacattcttccccgtaggatcattcgtcctcaaacacataacataatttatctcttctttcatacatatcaatctcccaaatttttctaactcccaaatttttcaaaaaatttcggcagtctcccctgtaaatgggccTGTCCACCTGCCAAAGTAACACCAAAatgactcctaacaacacatccacaaggtatatatTAATAACGCTGAGCTTAGTATTATaagcattgcattatcattatgatatcaggacatgaagtacatcatatgtatgctcatcaccacatctcaggtcttaaaagctgttcataattaattccagcatcatcaattaatctcatattaaccagtaCCTCATTTCAATTtattcacaatactgataacataatgtgaggcatgaaaacctcataactatttgcctgatttaacgagtcacatttaacgtcacctgggcactcatcttataggttaaaactcaatatttgcagcacgaaaatggctggttatacacataaaatatacaagaattgtcaaataagcctaacaggcatgactccctattaatattattgtacaaattaaatttcacaatgggagaattttaaactcatagatatttcaccacaaggacctcgtccttttaTAACTTtcatcgcggcttgcagcccggtttaaatatttcacatcatattaaAAAAATGCGAGgttctcgtcctcaactccgaatcacaagtattctgcacattgtgccaactgaaattttaatttcctttctttcttcttttcaataaatttcgtagacagttttcacaacacataatgaaccctcataccggtagggcatataattcataaaaattgaaatcaatcattccgaaatacattaaacccactgtaatgaataataaaattacttttgacttatagccctcaatggtgtacaaaaataaaatgacagacacgggttcacatctttaaatctcccaacatggataaacatataagtgggtcaccaatttacgaagctcacccataagtggagcatagtaggaggattcacctcaatattcaaaatcgaatcaaattaaggaaaatattcttttataataaaaatcaggatcgtacctgtaacaacaccatctggtgtattggcctcagccaaatcatagtgattaaatcaacgggtcgggcctccacctcttaggcgcccactacccggctgccctccacctctagctggctgtgcacgtggagtatcgactggaataaagcttgtagctggagtgttatgatgaaatccacccctcccaagccTGGGACAATCTCtaatgatatgcctagtatcaccacactcataacaacccctttgaggACGAGACTgttcgtactgagtctgtgctagataactggaataaccactgtaagaatctcgtgtcggtggtgcactgtaaactcgagcactccgagtaatctgatgtgcggactgagctgaccgactgctcgagtctCCGcgataatgggttctagctgaagagtaaaacccactgaaccctccagatcttcaagaccctttggcctccttagactccctttcctcgcctaaaacaccctaaatcttccttgcaatctccactacttagtGAAacggagtatcagtttgcaattctcgagccattcatattttaatatcatattggAGCCCtttaatgaatctgcggacccgatccctgattgtaggaaccaacataggtgcatgacgggctagctcactgaacctgatagcatattctgacactgtcatagtgccctgacgcaaccgttcaaactctgtgtgccactcatctctgagagtctagggaacaaactctttcaagaacatttccgaaaattgagcccaagttggtggtgcgGTATCGGCTGATCttccttcttcatagattttccaccaccgatacgctgcgcctgacagttgaactgttgtaaaggcaactccgctcactcccacaatacccatggtgcggagaatacagtgataattttctagaaatccctgggcatcctctgtagttgtgccactgaaagttagtggatcatatttcttaaacctttcacgtctcttttgttcttcttctgatgcctcgggcctgacctcaggacgaaccggaataacaggttgtaccggtactatacccggaACCTAACCAACATGAACTTGCTGCTCTTgagttgtgataggagtctgagctactctcccaatctgcggaatatttggtgtaacagagatcaatcctgcctgagttaatgtaccaaacatactcaagaattgtgctaaagtctcctgaagtccgggggtaacaacaggtgcttctggtacctgtcccctaactggagctactggcggctcatcaattgttgttctgacaggtgctctagtcgcagcacgtgcccttcctcgacctctaccttggccctgacctcttgcagccctagcagtatgtgcggatgtctGCTCCGCTAATcaagtagcacgtgtcctcaaataagcctaacaggcatgactccctattaatattattgtacaaataaaatttcacaaagggagaattttaaactcataaatatttcaccacaaggacctcatccttttataacttccatcgcgcattacagcccggtttaaatatttcacatcatataaaaaaatgcgaggatctcgtcctcaactccgaatcataaGTATTTTGCACcttgtgccaactaaaatttcaatttcctttctttcttcttttcaataaatttcgtagacagttttcacaacacataatgaaccctcataccggtagggcatataattcataaaaattagaatcaattattccgaaacttattaaacccactgtaatgaataataaaattacttttggacttatagccctcaatggtgtacaaaaataaaatgacagacacgggttcacatctttaaatatcccaacagggataaacatataagtgggtcaccaatttacgaagctcacccataagtggagaaTAATAGGAGGACTTacctcaatattcaaaaccgaatcaaattaaggaaaatattcttttataataaaaattaggatcgtacatgtaacgacaccatctggtgtcttggcctcagccaaatcatagtgattaaatcaacgggtcgggcctccacctcttaggcgcccactacccgcctgccctccacctctagctgactgtgcacgtggagtatcgacTGGAATAACGCTTGTAGTTGGAGTGTTATGATGAAATCCACCCTtccgaagtctgggacaatctctaatgatatgcctagtatcaacacactcaaaacaacccctctaaggtcgcgactgctcgtactgagtctgtgctggataactggaataaccactgtaacaatctcgtgtcggtggtgcactgtaaactcgaacactccgagtaatctgatgtgcagacTGAGCTGACTGATTGCTCGAgtctccgctataatgggttctagctgaagagtaaaacccactgaaccctccagatcttcgagatcttttggcctccttagactacCTTTCcttgcctaaaacaccctcaatcttccttgcaatctccactacttattGAAAcagagtatcagtttgcaattctcgagccatgcatattttaatatcatattggagcccctcaatgaatctgcggacccgatccctgattgtaggaaccaacataggtgcatgatgggctagctcactgaacctgatagcatattctgacactatcatagtgccctgacgcaaccgttcaaactctgtatgCCActcatctctgagagtctggggaacaaactctttcaagaacatttctgaaaattgagcccaactTGGTAGTGCGGCATCGGCTGATCttccttcttcatagattttccaccaccgatacgctgcgcctgacagttgtaCTGTATTAAAGACAACTTCGCTCACTcctacaatacccatggtgcggagaatatggtgataattttccagaaatccttgggcatcctctatagttgtgccactgaaatttagtggatcatatttcttaaacctttcaagtctcttttgttcttcttctgatgcctcgggcatGACCTCAGGCCGATtcagaataacaggttgtaccggtactattcCCAGATCCTAATccacgtgaacctgctgctctggagttgtgacaGGAGTCTGAGCTATTCTCCCAATCTACGGAATATTTTGTGTAAcaaagatcaatcccgcctgagttaatgtaccaaacatactcaagaaatgtgctaaagtctcctgaagtccgggggtaacaacaggtgcttctgttacctgtcccccaactggagctactggcggctcatcaactgttgttctgacaggtgctctagtcgcaacatgtgcccttcctcgacctctacctcagcctctaccttggccccggcctcttgcagccttagcagtatgtgcggatgtctGCTCAGCTAATCCTATAGCACAGGCGTCCTGATGGCATCTAGTCCGACttaaaagactccaagggactgcgacgaccaaacaactttaccttgaatccttacgatcccgctttaactctactcaaatccgatatttccaatacctggctctacacaaaaatgtggagaagtgtagtatgagtatgccacggtcggtacccagtaagtatcaagactaacctcaatggagtagagacgaggtacagtcaagacactcactagtctaataacctgtgcaatataatatataaaataatatgaaacaaataacaatagagcaacatgaaacaaccagtgatatgcacaacagacaacaagaataccattaatatcacccaataattaataagtataattacacccaattaaatcaagtccttcaagtaaatgtctttcacatataattcttccaaataattctctttcaaatataatttcctcaaataaatatctttcgaatataaaattctttcaataaatatcttcaaatataatttccttaaataaatatctttcatataattcttttgaataaaaatccttccaaataaatattttgaatataattctttcaattaaaagtcactatgtgacacctcatttcaaaatcctaaaaatacgggtctcagcccagtttcatatttttcgtaaacatgaGTCTCATCCCATTTTTCATGTTTCCACAGCACCTCGTTCCCATAATTAAATTAAcctattttcccggcacctcatgccctcagttcatatctcaactgcacggacaactcacgtgccaatatcctcaatgtatataagatccacatgatcaatttatttttgaataacgtaaggttaaaatctttaaatcaagtaaaaaatcaataaatgaatgaatttattttagaatcatttgggtggagaaaataacatttcaaataaaatgaaacatcagatcaactactgatttggatataaaaatttattaaattaaaacatattagaatatttcttttatttaaaacaactcaatcatcaaaacaaatacaacccaaaaatacaaattctcaaagtctcgtacgaaaaagtcgaGGTCAACAGAATACCTTAAGAAATAAAACATTTAATATTAggtgaaataatacatcacggaaagcacaaaaaatttacaaatttcgaaaaaaattaaagtaaccaaaggcaagtgcagccatagataatatcaacaaaagggcactcccgaggtaccgcctcgtagtcccaactcataaataaattcaaaatatctcatttccttatatcaccgctggagccttcacatttaaattttaaagaaattatttttccagATATAGCATCCCGCTTTTTTAAGCCagccttatcacaccacatgacttctagtagttcccctactagccatgcgtttcaagccacccttatctcaccgcatgcatttcaacacccttaccttatatcaccgcatgacttctagtagttcccctactagccacacgtttcaagccacccttatctcaccccAGGCGTATCAGTATcacaatatttcaaaaatagcacctcaagtgcccaaatatcacagcataatataacttgcacctcaagcgaccaaatattacaacatttcataaattgcacatcaagtgctcaaatcttacaacttatcacagattgtacatcaaatgctcaaatcttacaacatatcacaaattgcacatcaagtgcttaaatcttacaacatatcacaaattgcacatcaagtgctcaaatcttacaacatatcacaattttcacatcaagtgcccaaatattacaacttgccacagaaatcgacaatacattatttttcacaataaggagcccatggcttgaccctaatgtgcaca
This sequence is a window from Nicotiana tomentosiformis chromosome 5, ASM39032v3, whole genome shotgun sequence. Protein-coding genes within it:
- the LOC138892128 gene encoding uncharacterized protein yields the protein MPEASEEEQKRLERFKKYDPLNFSGTTIEDAQGFLENYHHILRTMGIVGVSEVVFNTVQLSGAAYRWWKIYEEGRSADAALPSWAQFSEMFLKEFVPQTLRDEWHTEFERLRQGTMIVSEYAIRFMEIARKIEGVLGKER